From Gimesia panareensis, the proteins below share one genomic window:
- a CDS encoding 3-keto-disaccharide hydrolase — protein sequence MNLKSLCRNGLFSLLVLAVMGSAAATAGEKKSDKKMNQPPEGFIALFNGKDLSGWIGMNYHKVKGKSPMAVKKMSKEERDELLKKNWEDVLEHWSVEDGELVNDGHGVYLTTAEDFGDFELLLDYKTVAKADSGIYLRGVPQVQIWDTTKEGGKWDRKANLGSGGLYNNKGEGKYPLVHADKPFGEWNHFRIIMKGENVTVYMNGKLVVDNKKMDNYYEKDQPIYEKGPIQLQTHGGEIRFRNVFLKKL from the coding sequence ATGAATTTAAAGTCACTGTGCAGAAACGGTCTGTTTTCCCTGCTGGTTCTGGCCGTCATGGGATCTGCCGCAGCTACTGCGGGAGAGAAGAAGTCCGATAAGAAAATGAATCAGCCGCCGGAAGGCTTCATTGCCCTGTTTAACGGTAAAGATCTGTCCGGCTGGATTGGGATGAATTACCATAAGGTCAAAGGGAAAAGCCCGATGGCCGTGAAGAAGATGTCCAAAGAAGAGCGGGATGAACTGCTGAAGAAGAACTGGGAAGACGTTTTGGAACACTGGTCTGTCGAGGATGGGGAGCTGGTGAATGACGGACATGGCGTCTACCTGACCACAGCAGAAGACTTTGGCGATTTCGAACTGCTGCTCGACTACAAGACGGTTGCGAAAGCGGACAGCGGAATCTATTTACGGGGTGTGCCTCAGGTGCAGATCTGGGATACGACCAAAGAAGGTGGTAAATGGGATCGCAAGGCGAATCTGGGTTCCGGCGGACTGTATAACAACAAAGGCGAAGGCAAATATCCGCTGGTGCACGCCGATAAACCCTTTGGTGAGTGGAATCATTTCCGGATCATCATGAAGGGGGAGAATGTGACGGTCTACATGAATGGCAAACTCGTTGTAGACAACAAAAAGATGGATAATTATTATGAGAAGGATCAGCCGATCTATGAAAAGGGGCCGATTCAGCTCCAGACTCATGGCGGTGAAATCCGCTTCAGAAATGTCTTTCTGAAGAAACTATAA
- the rimK gene encoding 30S ribosomal protein S6--L-glutamate ligase, translated as MKDDKTKQIIGCEEWCAFPDLGIPAIKARVDSGAKTSSIHAFNVQKFRRQGETWVSFEVHPVQNNRRTVVRCERPIVDKRVVKSSSGISETRYVILATLKIGDEAWEIELTLANRDSMGYRMLLGREAMSGRMLVDPALSFCLGQVSSETLNKHYGKREQVRSGLKIALLASNQELYSNQRILEAGEERGHEMEFLDIKQCYMKLDAVEPEAHYRGGTILDDLDAVVTRIRPSITYYGCALARQFESMDVLTVNTSVAVTQSRDKLYSLQLMLKSGINIPTTGFANSPMDTNDLIEMVGGAPLIVKLLEGSQGRGVVLAETRKAAESVINAFKALRANLLVQEFIKEADGKDLRCFVIDGKVVASIQREAAPGEFRANIHQGGTASIIKITPTERKLAVKAAKALGLMIAGVDIIRSKHGPLLLEVNSSPGLEGIEAATGKDIAGMMIAAIEKKLNWKRELSVKRHK; from the coding sequence ATGAAAGATGATAAAACCAAGCAGATTATTGGCTGTGAAGAATGGTGTGCCTTCCCCGATCTTGGCATCCCTGCCATCAAAGCCCGCGTCGACTCCGGAGCCAAAACCTCGTCCATCCACGCCTTCAACGTACAGAAGTTCCGCCGCCAGGGGGAAACCTGGGTCAGCTTTGAAGTGCACCCGGTCCAGAACAACCGCCGCACCGTTGTCCGCTGCGAACGACCGATTGTCGATAAACGCGTGGTCAAAAGTTCCAGCGGCATCTCCGAAACCCGTTATGTAATTCTGGCCACACTCAAAATTGGTGACGAAGCCTGGGAAATCGAACTCACGCTCGCCAACCGCGATTCCATGGGCTATCGCATGCTCCTGGGCCGGGAAGCGATGAGTGGACGCATGCTCGTCGATCCCGCACTCAGTTTCTGCCTGGGGCAAGTCTCCAGCGAGACCCTGAATAAGCATTACGGGAAACGGGAACAGGTCCGCAGCGGTCTCAAAATCGCGCTGCTTGCCAGTAACCAGGAACTCTACAGCAATCAGAGGATCCTGGAAGCGGGCGAAGAGCGGGGCCATGAAATGGAGTTCCTGGACATCAAACAGTGTTACATGAAACTCGACGCTGTCGAACCCGAGGCCCACTACCGGGGTGGTACGATCCTCGACGACCTCGATGCCGTCGTCACCCGCATTCGCCCCAGCATTACCTATTATGGCTGTGCTCTGGCCCGCCAGTTTGAGAGTATGGATGTGCTCACCGTCAACACGTCCGTCGCCGTTACTCAATCCCGTGACAAGCTCTATTCACTGCAGTTGATGCTCAAAAGCGGCATCAATATTCCCACGACCGGTTTTGCCAACTCTCCCATGGATACCAACGATCTGATCGAAATGGTGGGCGGGGCGCCCCTGATTGTCAAACTGCTGGAAGGTTCTCAGGGCAGGGGAGTCGTGCTGGCGGAAACCCGCAAAGCCGCAGAAAGTGTGATCAACGCTTTCAAAGCCCTCCGCGCTAATCTGCTGGTCCAGGAGTTCATCAAAGAAGCAGACGGAAAAGATCTGCGCTGTTTTGTGATCGACGGCAAAGTCGTCGCCTCCATTCAGCGTGAAGCCGCTCCTGGAGAATTCCGAGCCAACATCCACCAGGGTGGGACGGCGTCCATTATCAAAATCACTCCGACGGAACGCAAACTGGCTGTCAAAGCCGCCAAAGCGCTGGGCCTGATGATCGCCGGCGTGGATATCATCCGCTCCAAACATGGACCGCTGCTGCTGGAGGTCAATTCCTCCCCCGGCCTGGAAGGCATTGAGGCAGCGACCGGAAAAGACATTGCCGGTATGATGATCGCCGCCATCGAAAAGAAGCTGAACTGGAAACGGGAATTAAGCGTGAAACGCCATAAATAG
- a CDS encoding PQQ-binding-like beta-propeller repeat protein, whose translation MISDSHRLVLAGLLLLLVGCTKTTPVEEISVQASGVSLSDSDVPDLSRSWPGWRGPERNGHAPDQDLPVQWNESKNVLWRTDIPGRGHSSPVVIGDQVLLATADDADQEQLVVAYNRQDGTVRWETVVHEGGFPSPGELHKKGTNANGTLLCDGERIFAVFLNSGKIIATALDLKGKQLWQQELGAFNSKFGYAPSPLLYKSFVIIAADNRGGGYIAALDRKSGKIAWRVARPAVSTYSSPVVAHVGGRDQLLISGCDAVTSYDPATGKENWSTPCLAEATCGTIVTSADKIFASGGYPKRETVGLSADGKLLWTDKTKIYEPSLLVDGDFLYGVTDDGIAYCWSTETGDVKWRNRLRGSFSASPILCNGLIYVSNLSGETFVFKATPDGYEEVGFNKIGDDCYASPAAADGELFLRIGKKSSGKRQEQLVCITGPEETKAAETKQAE comes from the coding sequence ATGATTTCTGATTCGCACCGACTGGTTCTGGCTGGCCTGTTACTCTTACTGGTCGGTTGCACGAAAACGACTCCCGTCGAAGAAATCTCCGTCCAGGCCAGTGGCGTTTCGCTGAGTGATTCCGACGTTCCGGATCTGTCCCGCTCGTGGCCCGGCTGGCGGGGGCCGGAGCGAAATGGTCATGCCCCGGATCAAGACCTGCCCGTTCAATGGAATGAATCGAAGAACGTGCTCTGGCGTACGGATATTCCCGGTCGCGGACACAGTTCCCCGGTCGTCATCGGAGACCAGGTGCTGCTGGCGACCGCCGATGATGCGGACCAGGAACAGCTGGTAGTTGCTTACAATCGCCAGGATGGCACTGTGCGCTGGGAAACCGTGGTCCATGAAGGGGGCTTCCCTTCCCCGGGTGAGTTGCATAAAAAAGGGACGAACGCCAACGGAACCCTGCTCTGCGACGGCGAGCGGATCTTTGCCGTCTTTTTGAATTCGGGAAAGATCATTGCGACCGCGCTGGATCTGAAGGGCAAACAGCTCTGGCAGCAGGAACTGGGGGCTTTTAATTCCAAGTTCGGTTATGCTCCTTCTCCTCTGCTCTATAAATCCTTTGTGATCATTGCCGCCGACAATCGGGGCGGAGGTTATATCGCCGCCCTGGATCGCAAGTCGGGTAAGATCGCCTGGCGGGTGGCCCGGCCTGCGGTGAGTACTTATTCCAGTCCGGTGGTGGCCCATGTGGGTGGTCGGGATCAATTGTTGATCAGCGGCTGCGATGCCGTGACCAGCTACGATCCGGCAACGGGAAAGGAAAACTGGAGCACGCCCTGCCTGGCGGAAGCGACCTGCGGGACGATCGTCACATCTGCAGACAAGATCTTTGCCAGCGGGGGGTATCCCAAGCGGGAAACTGTGGGGCTGTCTGCAGACGGCAAGCTGCTGTGGACGGATAAGACCAAGATCTACGAGCCTTCGCTGCTGGTCGACGGCGATTTTCTGTACGGCGTGACTGATGACGGGATTGCCTACTGCTGGTCTACCGAGACGGGCGATGTGAAGTGGCGGAACCGGTTACGCGGTTCCTTCAGCGCTTCGCCGATTTTGTGTAACGGGTTGATCTATGTTTCGAATCTGTCGGGCGAGACCTTTGTGTTTAAAGCGACTCCCGATGGATATGAAGAGGTCGGCTTCAACAAGATCGGCGATGACTGCTACGCCAGCCCCGCGGCGGCGGATGGCGAACTGTTTCTACGGATCGGCAAAAAATCGAGTGGCAAGCGGCAGGAGCAGCTGGTCTGTATTACCGGGCCTGAAGAAACAAAGGCAGCCGAGACGAAACAGGCAGAGTAG
- a CDS encoding tetratricopeptide repeat protein — translation METQKTLQGALELFRQGLHYQALDQMTQLLAVTPNAGKAWELKGLIEDSLSWHNTSIHSLETATTLIPLSASGQYVLAKNYLETGKTELAQEVFTILLQRDDIPDRLLPALSSYLGRHSEMTQLALQACRTAIRRDPDQADSWLGMAHFMNQLGYPQRQVASVLRKAVSLDPENHHYRLALSKVLERMGYHTEAYHVVKQISRSQLQEINCTSCLERLRDIFDDAHDETRSEICRKKLQQLQSPTDSDRGPVTRNRLPRPPRQMKR, via the coding sequence ATGGAAACGCAGAAAACACTCCAGGGGGCCCTGGAACTGTTTCGGCAGGGACTGCATTACCAGGCCCTGGATCAGATGACTCAGCTGCTGGCAGTGACCCCGAATGCGGGCAAAGCCTGGGAACTGAAAGGACTGATTGAAGACTCCCTCAGCTGGCACAACACCTCTATCCATTCACTAGAAACCGCCACCACACTCATCCCACTGTCAGCTTCAGGGCAGTATGTCCTCGCCAAAAACTACCTGGAAACCGGCAAAACAGAACTGGCACAAGAGGTCTTCACCATCCTGTTGCAGCGGGACGACATTCCGGATCGACTTCTGCCTGCACTCTCGTCCTACCTGGGCCGCCACTCCGAGATGACGCAGCTGGCACTCCAGGCATGCCGAACAGCAATCCGGCGGGATCCGGACCAGGCCGATTCCTGGCTGGGAATGGCGCACTTTATGAATCAACTCGGGTACCCTCAGCGACAGGTTGCCAGCGTACTCCGCAAAGCAGTCAGTCTCGATCCCGAGAATCATCATTACCGACTCGCTTTGAGCAAGGTCCTGGAACGGATGGGGTACCACACCGAAGCTTACCATGTCGTCAAACAGATCAGTCGCTCGCAACTGCAGGAAATCAACTGCACCAGCTGCCTGGAACGACTTCGGGATATTTTCGATGACGCGCATGATGAAACGCGTTCTGAAATCTGCCGAAAGAAACTGCAGCAGCTTCAGTCCCCCACAGACTCAGACAGAGGCCCGGTCACCAGGAACCGACTGCCCAGGCCTCCCAGACAGATGAAACGTTGA
- a CDS encoding GNAT family N-acetyltransferase has translation MNSISVRQAVLADLDDLVPLFDSYRQFYRQASAPQAARDFLSARFNHGESVLFIAYAGETPVGFTQLYPGFSSVSLSRTFVLNDLYVAPSGRRQGIGTQLISAAIDYARELQAIRLTLSTEITNETAQALYQTAGWKRDETFFVYHYAL, from the coding sequence ATGAATTCGATCTCCGTCCGACAAGCCGTCCTCGCCGACCTCGATGATCTCGTACCGCTGTTTGACAGCTATCGCCAGTTTTACCGGCAAGCCAGTGCCCCTCAAGCGGCCCGCGACTTTCTCTCGGCACGTTTCAACCACGGAGAATCCGTGCTCTTTATTGCTTATGCCGGAGAGACCCCCGTGGGATTCACGCAACTGTATCCGGGCTTCTCTTCAGTCTCGTTATCGCGGACTTTCGTTTTAAACGACCTGTATGTCGCCCCCTCAGGCCGCCGCCAGGGTATCGGCACTCAGTTGATTTCCGCGGCCATTGACTATGCCCGGGAACTCCAGGCGATCCGCCTCACACTCTCCACAGAGATCACCAACGAAACCGCCCAGGCGCTCTATCAGACAGCCGGCTGGAAACGGGATGAAACATTTTTCGTCTACCACTATGCTCTGTAA
- a CDS encoding HAD-IIB family hydrolase: protein MASARRGDLKITLISLHGLIRAHNPELGRDADTGGQVKYVLELAKELAAHSRVREVELLTRQIIDPKVADDYAQVEEQISENAKIVRIPFGPKRYLRKESLWPYLELFIDQTLQHFRRSGLPDIIHGHYADAGVAGAQLARLLHIPYVFTGHSLGRVKRQRLSLGKTDSESVEKLENRYRFNSRIEAEELALETASMVVTSTNQEVQQQYELYDHYEPSRMEVIPPGVDLSNFSPAGDDWKTPAIAEELNCFLREPDKPMILTMARPDERKNLEMLVRVYGESEQLQEKANLVMVMGTRDDLRDLPKSQRNIINHVLYLIDRYNLYGKVAYPKSHTPDDVPELYRLATSLKGVFINPALTEPFGLTLLEAGATGLPVVATNDGGPRDIIANCQNGLLVDPLDKEAIEHALLRVLTEPEQWADWSTNGIKGTRENYAWNNHAQRYLRDLQDILEHSPAPVLADKSTTRRLPEFDRLIITDLDNTLTGDDEALQEFIELLRENEHIGFGIATGRRLDSAMELIQELGLPQPDLIDTDAGTQLHYGENLTPDLSWRKSIDYAWQPEKIRDVLDSLPGFFPQIDEHQSEFKISYEIDTSLSPSLSEIKKILREAGLRAKVVMSLGMYLDIIPVRGGSDLSMRHVLWKWGFAPEHVLVSGDSGNDVGMLLGRTLGVVVGNHSEELEKLRDRPRVYFAKAPHAAGILEGIRYYNFLDKITIPNDRIE from the coding sequence ATTGCCTCGGCCAGACGGGGAGACCTGAAAATCACCCTTATCAGTCTGCACGGATTGATTCGCGCCCATAACCCCGAACTTGGCCGTGACGCCGATACCGGCGGTCAGGTGAAGTACGTGCTGGAGCTGGCCAAAGAACTCGCTGCTCATTCTCGAGTCCGTGAAGTCGAACTGCTCACCCGCCAGATCATCGATCCCAAGGTCGCCGATGACTATGCTCAGGTCGAGGAACAGATCTCGGAAAATGCGAAAATCGTCCGCATCCCCTTTGGCCCCAAACGCTACCTCCGCAAAGAATCGCTCTGGCCTTACCTCGAACTGTTTATCGATCAGACGCTGCAGCACTTCCGCCGCTCAGGTCTGCCCGACATCATTCACGGTCATTACGCTGATGCCGGCGTAGCCGGGGCACAGCTGGCCCGCCTGCTGCATATTCCGTATGTCTTCACCGGACACTCACTCGGCCGCGTGAAGCGCCAGCGGCTTTCCCTCGGCAAAACCGATTCGGAATCAGTCGAAAAACTGGAAAACCGCTACCGGTTCAACTCCCGGATTGAAGCAGAAGAACTCGCCCTGGAAACCGCCTCCATGGTCGTGACCAGTACGAACCAGGAAGTCCAGCAGCAGTATGAGCTGTACGACCATTATGAACCCTCACGTATGGAAGTCATTCCCCCGGGCGTCGATCTCTCCAACTTTTCTCCTGCAGGAGACGACTGGAAAACGCCTGCCATCGCGGAGGAACTGAACTGTTTTCTCCGCGAGCCAGACAAACCCATGATTCTCACCATGGCCCGCCCCGATGAACGGAAAAACCTCGAGATGCTGGTCCGTGTCTACGGCGAAAGCGAACAGCTGCAGGAAAAAGCGAACCTCGTCATGGTCATGGGAACCCGCGATGATCTCCGCGACCTGCCCAAATCGCAGAGGAACATCATCAATCATGTGCTTTATCTGATTGACCGCTATAACCTGTACGGCAAAGTCGCTTATCCCAAATCGCATACGCCGGATGACGTCCCCGAACTCTATCGCCTGGCCACCTCGCTCAAAGGGGTCTTCATCAATCCCGCGCTCACCGAGCCCTTCGGCCTGACGCTCCTCGAAGCGGGCGCCACCGGGCTTCCTGTCGTGGCGACCAACGATGGGGGACCGCGAGACATCATCGCCAACTGTCAAAACGGTCTGCTGGTCGACCCGCTGGACAAGGAGGCCATTGAACACGCGCTGCTCCGCGTCCTCACCGAGCCGGAACAGTGGGCAGACTGGTCCACGAACGGCATCAAGGGCACGCGCGAGAATTACGCCTGGAATAATCACGCACAGCGTTATCTTCGTGACCTGCAGGACATTCTGGAACATTCTCCCGCACCGGTGCTCGCAGACAAATCCACAACGCGTCGACTACCCGAATTTGACCGGTTGATTATCACCGATCTGGACAATACACTGACGGGAGATGACGAAGCGTTGCAGGAGTTTATCGAACTGCTGCGTGAGAATGAACATATCGGTTTTGGAATTGCAACAGGCCGACGTCTGGACAGTGCCATGGAACTGATCCAGGAGCTGGGGCTGCCCCAGCCGGACCTGATTGATACTGACGCTGGTACACAGTTACACTACGGCGAAAATCTCACCCCTGACCTCAGCTGGCGCAAATCGATCGATTACGCCTGGCAACCCGAGAAAATTCGCGACGTGCTGGATTCGCTCCCCGGTTTCTTCCCGCAAATCGACGAGCATCAGTCAGAATTCAAGATCAGTTACGAAATTGATACCAGTCTCAGTCCCAGTCTCTCGGAAATCAAAAAAATTCTCCGGGAAGCAGGTTTACGTGCTAAGGTTGTGATGTCACTCGGGATGTATCTCGATATCATTCCCGTGCGGGGGGGGAGTGATCTTTCCATGAGACACGTGCTCTGGAAATGGGGTTTCGCTCCTGAGCACGTTCTCGTCTCCGGCGACTCCGGCAACGATGTCGGCATGCTGCTGGGACGCACTCTGGGAGTCGTTGTCGGCAATCACAGCGAAGAGCTGGAGAAACTGCGCGATCGACCACGCGTCTATTTTGCGAAGGCTCCCCACGCTGCAGGCATCCTCGAAGGAATCAGATACTACAACTTTTTGGACAAGATAACTATCCCCAACGATCGGATCGAATGA
- a CDS encoding sigma-54 interaction domain-containing protein encodes MENPLIVCTLRERRAKTVLESQGYELLSVDSAGQITLTEFPRAPRLFVMQVNAEDLEEVQSVIASLRNQWPLTDILIWAPGVESELVRALFQSGVRDVILSSSEAQLQQVVTETLENQQFLPRMHDLSPQRKKGARFESMLSRSTAMWDLFELCTRVAPTDATVLIVGETGTGKELLARAVHRRSGRPGRFVAANCASIPAELINSELFGHEKGAFTGADRAKRGLVMHANGGTLFLDEIGDMPPEAQLCLLRMLQEKRIRPVGSQTEVEIDVRIVAATNVLLDEAVREGTFREDLFYRLDVIRVNVPPLRQRPEDIFLLFGHFTKRLARHYGLEPPIFTDSFLDALLDYEWPGNVRQLENFSERLVLARFPSALTARDFERLRSTNLAETGQTLEHKQQAVWRKSVDPSRTLQENLDPVIEQLEREYLQAKLKQHAGRVADTAEEAGISRRTLLRKMKLYGIEKQDFKG; translated from the coding sequence ATGGAAAATCCATTGATTGTCTGTACGTTGCGCGAACGTCGGGCGAAGACGGTGCTGGAGTCTCAAGGTTATGAACTGCTGTCGGTTGATTCGGCAGGGCAGATCACATTGACCGAGTTTCCGCGTGCTCCGCGTCTGTTTGTGATGCAGGTCAACGCGGAAGATCTGGAAGAAGTACAGTCTGTCATTGCATCACTGCGGAACCAGTGGCCGCTGACCGACATTCTGATCTGGGCACCTGGAGTTGAAAGTGAACTGGTGCGGGCGCTGTTTCAGTCTGGTGTGCGGGATGTGATCCTTTCGTCGTCCGAAGCGCAGTTGCAGCAGGTCGTGACAGAGACGCTTGAGAATCAGCAGTTTCTGCCTCGAATGCACGATTTGAGTCCTCAGCGAAAAAAGGGAGCCCGCTTTGAATCGATGCTCAGTCGCAGCACGGCAATGTGGGATCTATTCGAACTCTGCACACGCGTCGCGCCGACCGATGCGACCGTATTGATCGTCGGTGAAACGGGAACGGGAAAGGAACTGCTGGCGCGAGCCGTACATCGGCGTTCGGGCCGACCGGGACGTTTTGTGGCAGCGAACTGTGCGAGTATCCCGGCTGAGCTGATCAATTCGGAGCTGTTCGGCCATGAAAAAGGGGCATTTACCGGGGCGGATCGGGCCAAAAGAGGTCTGGTAATGCATGCGAACGGGGGGACGCTGTTTCTGGACGAAATCGGCGACATGCCTCCCGAAGCGCAGTTATGCCTGTTGCGGATGCTGCAGGAAAAACGGATTCGCCCCGTGGGAAGCCAGACGGAAGTCGAGATCGATGTGCGGATTGTAGCGGCGACGAATGTGCTGCTGGATGAGGCGGTGCGCGAAGGGACATTTCGCGAAGACCTGTTTTACCGTCTGGATGTGATCCGGGTGAATGTACCCCCACTGCGTCAGCGACCGGAAGATATCTTTCTGCTGTTCGGTCATTTCACCAAGCGGCTGGCGCGGCATTACGGACTGGAGCCGCCGATCTTCACGGACAGCTTTCTGGATGCCCTGCTCGACTACGAATGGCCGGGCAATGTGCGTCAGCTGGAAAACTTCAGCGAGCGTCTGGTGTTGGCCCGTTTTCCGTCGGCATTGACGGCCCGCGACTTTGAGCGACTGCGGAGTACGAATCTGGCAGAGACCGGACAGACGCTGGAGCACAAACAACAGGCGGTCTGGCGGAAGAGTGTCGATCCGTCACGAACCCTGCAGGAGAACCTGGATCCGGTAATCGAACAACTCGAACGAGAGTATCTCCAGGCGAAGCTGAAACAGCATGCGGGCCGGGTCGCGGATACCGCGGAGGAAGCAGGCATCAGTCGACGGACCCTGCTTCGCAAGATGAAGCTGTACGGCATCGAAAAGCAGGATTTCAAGGGTTGA
- a CDS encoding RrF2 family transcriptional regulator, giving the protein MISQTEEYALRAMTCLAFRYPDYMTRDQLFEVTQVPHAYLPKIMLELNRTGLIRSQRGHNGGYTLLRPPSETSLLNIINAVNTTSLRETLTQSASISTEISQLHQHLIASFSRLELALDQTSLADLITQPETL; this is encoded by the coding sequence ATGATTTCCCAAACCGAAGAATACGCTCTCCGAGCGATGACCTGTCTGGCATTCCGTTATCCGGACTATATGACCCGCGATCAGTTGTTTGAAGTAACTCAGGTGCCGCATGCCTACCTCCCGAAAATTATGCTGGAGCTCAACCGGACCGGACTCATCCGCTCCCAGCGCGGCCACAACGGGGGATATACACTGCTCCGACCTCCGAGTGAAACCTCTCTGCTCAATATCATAAACGCAGTCAATACAACGTCTCTCAGAGAGACACTCACTCAGTCGGCGTCCATCTCAACGGAGATCAGTCAACTGCATCAGCACCTGATTGCATCATTCTCAAGGCTGGAGCTGGCCCTGGATCAGACTTCACTGGCTGATTTAATTACTCAACCAGAGACTCTCTAA
- a CDS encoding outer membrane protein assembly factor BamB family protein: protein MFKNSNTLLFIAVGLLTSISSVTASDTWTGFRGTGSNISTAQNLPLKWSPDQGIRWKQTVPGYGQSSPVIWKDRVFVTSIEGPQQETCLLHAYDLASGKLIWSKQFKASQTKKSTAMVSRAAPTPAVDGQGIYAFYESGDVFACRHDGSPLWHRSLVKDYGAFVSNHGIGNSVAQTPDQLIVLTAHDGPSYLLSLDKRTGKTNWKTDRESGVAWTSPVIADRNGTPEIIVSARGTVKGYQGLTGKLLWTLSGISGNTIPSASVFEDYILIGASTDRRNPDGANASASNCCLKLVTRDGKPGYEVLWKAEKAVSYYCTPLAYQGCAYFVNKVGVVFCLDLKTGKQHYAQRLSGPCWSSPLAAGDQIYFFTKKGITDVIAPGPEFKRIAANSLLADTSNTDKSEDSKGHTGKPKQGYSAAGPIAVYGAAAVDQALLIRTGTELYCIGTPENES from the coding sequence GTGTTCAAAAACAGCAACACTCTTTTGTTCATTGCAGTGGGCTTGTTGACCTCAATCTCCAGCGTCACCGCCTCCGATACCTGGACCGGCTTTCGAGGCACGGGCTCTAACATTTCCACCGCCCAAAACCTGCCTCTGAAATGGTCCCCGGATCAGGGAATCCGCTGGAAACAGACGGTCCCCGGTTATGGCCAGTCGTCTCCTGTCATCTGGAAAGACCGTGTCTTCGTCACCTCAATTGAAGGCCCCCAACAGGAAACCTGCCTGCTGCATGCTTACGATCTCGCTTCGGGGAAACTGATCTGGTCGAAACAATTCAAAGCCAGCCAGACGAAAAAATCGACAGCCATGGTCTCGCGTGCCGCCCCGACCCCCGCAGTCGACGGACAGGGAATCTACGCGTTTTATGAAAGTGGAGACGTCTTCGCCTGCAGGCACGACGGCTCTCCGCTCTGGCACCGGTCCCTGGTAAAGGACTACGGCGCCTTCGTCAGTAACCACGGCATCGGCAATTCGGTCGCCCAGACCCCCGACCAGTTAATCGTGCTGACGGCCCACGACGGACCGTCATACCTGCTCTCACTGGATAAAAGAACCGGCAAGACCAACTGGAAAACCGATCGTGAATCCGGAGTCGCCTGGACTTCTCCCGTCATCGCTGATCGAAATGGCACACCGGAAATCATCGTCAGTGCCCGCGGTACCGTCAAAGGCTACCAGGGGCTGACCGGCAAGCTGCTCTGGACGCTGTCCGGCATCAGCGGCAATACCATTCCCTCCGCCTCCGTCTTTGAAGATTACATTCTCATCGGTGCCTCCACGGATCGACGGAACCCCGACGGCGCGAATGCCAGCGCTTCCAACTGCTGCCTGAAACTCGTCACCCGGGACGGCAAGCCCGGCTATGAAGTTCTCTGGAAAGCCGAAAAAGCGGTTTCTTATTACTGCACCCCGCTGGCATACCAGGGCTGTGCTTATTTCGTGAACAAGGTGGGGGTCGTCTTCTGCCTGGATCTCAAGACAGGCAAACAGCATTACGCCCAGCGGCTTTCCGGGCCCTGCTGGAGTTCGCCCCTGGCAGCCGGCGACCAGATCTACTTCTTCACGAAAAAGGGCATCACTGACGTCATTGCTCCCGGCCCTGAATTCAAACGGATCGCCGCCAATTCACTCCTGGCGGACACTTCAAACACAGACAAAAGTGAAGACTCAAAAGGTCATACCGGAAAACCGAAACAGGGGTATTCCGCAGCGGGCCCCATCGCGGTCTACGGAGCCGCTGCCGTAGACCAGGCACTCCTGATCCGCACCGGCACCGAACTCTACTGCATCGGGACACCAGAAAACGAATCATAA